In the genome of Hymenobacter cellulosivorans, one region contains:
- a CDS encoding PAAR domain-containing protein — protein MPFAARLTDMHTCPMQTPAVPPIPHVGGPIVGPGVPTVLIGGLPAAVLGDSAVCVGPPDSIVMGSTTVMIGGRPAARMGDPTAHGGSIVLGFPTVLIGG, from the coding sequence ATGCCCTTCGCCGCCCGCCTTACCGACATGCATACCTGCCCCATGCAAACCCCGGCCGTGCCGCCTATTCCGCACGTGGGCGGCCCCATCGTGGGCCCGGGCGTGCCCACGGTGCTCATCGGGGGGCTGCCCGCGGCCGTGCTCGGCGACTCGGCCGTGTGCGTTGGTCCACCCGATTCTATTGTCATGGGCTCTACCACGGTCATGATTGGTGGCAGACCGGCGGCCCGCATGGGCGACCCCACGGCCCACGGGGGCAGCATTGTGCTGGGCTTCCCTACAGTCCTGATTGGCGGCTAA